The Erigeron canadensis isolate Cc75 chromosome 1, C_canadensis_v1, whole genome shotgun sequence genome segment atgaagTACTCGTAATTAATACGTCAAGtataattaatatgtttaacCCATTTCTCTGATTCATAATCTTCAACAACTTTTTATGGTTCTATGCAGATATATTTAGCGACTGCCTAGACGCAGATGGAAATTTTAAGGGACACTTGTCAGAAGATATCACAGGTATGCTAAACTTGTATGAGGCTTCCTATCTTTCCGTGGAGGATGAAACTATACTGGATGATGCTAGAGAATTCACAATAAAATATCTGGAAAAAAGTTTAGAGAACAGGCTTGGAGATCAACACATGTTGTCGTTAATAAGCCACGCATTGGAATTTCCCCTTCATTGGAGGGTTCCACGGGTGGAGGCAAAATGGTACATTGATTCATATGAAGCAAGAAGAAGTGGCATGAATCCCACCGTGCTAGAGCTTGCCAAACTAGACTTCAACATGGTACAAGCCGTTCACCAAGAGGATTTGAAATACTCATCaaagtatgtatgtatataaatcattttaattattactcgtatttttttcTCACTTGGATTTTCGTGTATATCAACAAAAACTAGATGATCTCAGAATTTCaacatgtgtgtatatatatatacgtacagTTGGTGGAAAGAAACATGCTGGGAAAACTTTGGATTTGGTCGTGATCGTTTGGTTGAGAACTTTATGTGGAGTGTTGCTGAAAACTACTTGCCTCACTTTCAAGGAAGGAGAGCTCTCGCAGCTGTTAATGCCTTGATAACTACAATTGATGATGTCTATGATGTTTATGGTACATTGGATGAACTCGAACAATTCACCAACGTTGTGAACAGGTTCGGTGCTGCTATTTAATTATCAAATAGAGTACTGATTCTCTTAGGATTATTTCTTAGTATATAATCTGATCGAtctttggatatatatatatatatatatatagttgggaTGTCAACCAAATTGAAGATTTCCCGGAGTACCTGAAGATATGCTTCCTTGCACTCTACAACACGATCAATGAGAtatcatataacatattaaCAAACAAAGGAGTTCACATCCTTCCGTACCTTAAAAAGGCGGTAATATATCATGTTAATTCCAGATTTTCTTTCATGTAGCTAGTTTGAGTGTATATGTAATTACATCAAGTTTGAAATTGCAGTGGCAAGATTTATGCAACGCTTACATAATAGAAGCAAGATGGTACAATGATGGACATACACCCACTTTCACCGAGTTCATCAACAACGCATACATGTCAATAGGCATTGTCACCATCATCAGGCATGCCTATTGGTTAACTTTAACCAGTGTGCCCGAAGACGCACTTCAACGTATCGAAAGAGCTGAAAATATGATAAACAGTGCTTCCCTAATCGTGCGACTCACTAATGATATTGGCACATCATCCGTAAACTTCTTtaatttgctatatatatatatatatatatatatctttttaacatatttttcttaaatatattcCTATTGATCTTCACTCAACTTGTCATATAATCTAATTGATTTTGAGCAGGCAGATGAAatgactattatatatatgctcataataatatcagatgaaattttttttttttttttaagtcaaaCTTGGCCAGTTGACCGAGTTGCTGAATACTCCCCCGAGTTCCGAGTACTCAAAAGGCCtcggaataaaaaaaaaaaaaagtcaaactaaacATTTAGTTCTCTTATACAATTTGAATAAGGAAataattcaattgattttgaacGGCAGATGACATGACTATTAGTAATATCTGATGAATTAGATTTTTTCTAAGAAGTCAAACTTGGCCAGTTGACCGAGTTACCTACTCCTCAAGTACTCCTATTACTCCTCGACTAGCCCGATTACTCCTCGATCAGAGCTTTACAACATTGACAAAATCACATTAATTATTAGAATCGGATCATGTGGTATCTGCATGTGAGTGATATGTGAGCATGCAAAATATCGTATCTAGCTATGATGATCTTGGATCATTGTGATCGAATGTGTGTGGGGGGGGTGGGGGGAGACCaaacataataaacatatatgaaaatttgaaaaatacaccCGAAAACAGAGATTTTgtattatagtatatattttccAAAAAGTGTGACATGCTTAATTTCAACGAGGCTTACAAGAAAAAATTTAATAGTTTGATTAATCATATCTCAGCTGTTATTTACTTATGATTGAAaaagagaaattttttttagaaaacccaCTACTTCTGGCTAGTGAATTTGGCATTAATTTTCGcactcaatatatataaatttttgttgttgttaggATGAACTGGCAAGAGGTGATGTTCCAAAATCAATCCAATGCTATATGAAAGAGACCGGTGCAACTGAAGTGGAGGCAAGAGCGTATATAAGGCGGTTGATCCTGGAAACATGGAAAAAGCTGAATAAAGAATGCCTTGAAATCGGTTCTGAATACCCACAAGAGTTCGTGGAAAGCGTAGTGAACCTTGCCAGGATGGGCCATTTCATGTACACAGATCGAGATATGCATGGTAATGCCGAAATGTTCAAGCCCTATGCGTTATCAATGTTTGTTAATCCAATCTTCTAATCAAGGGATCGATATGCTAGAAGTTAAGCATATTTGGCCGGTTTGAGTTCTAACGTGACAATAATTTGGATTGAGTGGGTGCACAAAAGCCCGTTTGTGGGTCGTTGTTGCTctatatacagatatatatactGTTTGCTAATAACGACATTTCTACCTTGTTCTTATAGGTGTTGTTAGTTTGTTACTCGTATTAAGTAGTATTTGTTTTGAATCTTGTTTTCACCAAATGCAAAAGTTCTTCAAGTAGGTCAAGATGCAAAAAGTTTAAACATGAAACATAACACAACATATTTCATGTATAATATCATTATAAATCTCACCTAATATACAACTAACAAGACAACAATAATTTGTACCCAATCTCGGCATAAACGGGTTATGGGAGAGGTGTGATGTAGACAGTTTTACCTCTATCCAAAGGTAATCAATTAAACCCATGGCCGGATCTTAATAAacgtacatatatacaaaatgatAACTTTTCCCAGCATTCTTGAGTACTTAGATTTCTTGTATTGGATCGCAAAGCAATGACAATACATGATTGATAGTGACATCGTCGGGACGGCCATGCCAGTCACCATGGCCGTACATGAACTGTGACATCCTGGCTATGTTTGTTGCACATTCGATAAACTCTCGTGAAATTTGGGAATTATCACATAATGCTCGTTCTTTGTTAAGTTTCTTCCATGTAATCATGATTAACTCGTGTAGATATGTTCTTGCTTCGTCTTCAGTACCACCAGTATCATGCATGTAGCATTGGATTGATTTTGAATTATCACCTCTTTCCATCTCATCCTTAACCAAACAAGAAAAAACTTAATTAAgcttaattatttatatatagctAACAAGAAAAATTGGATTTAGGAAATATATAAACTAGCATAATGAGTATAGTATGTAGTTACTGCAGATGTTCCCAAATCATCAGAGAGTCGTAAAATTTGTGCTGAGCATCGAACTATGTTATCAGCTCTTTCCATGCATTGCCCGATTTGTGCTGATGAAGTAGTTGAtgctaaaaaattaaaatgcatGAGTGTTACATGAGCTGATATCGAGACACAAGCGTTGTCCAAGTACTCCTCAAGTGTCGGTGCATGTCTATTATGGAACCACTTTGCTTCTACTAGGTATGCCTTGCATAAATCGGTCCACTGCATTTGTTACCGATtcaacttaaaatatatatataagaatattaTACATTAGTTATCTAAATTTATACTGTATCTATCACAATTTCAAAACTCCcatagttaattatatatagttaaaggTTAATTAGTTAGTACTGCTTGCTTTAGGAATGGAAGACTGTGGAATCCTGTATCTGTCAATGTGTTGTAAGCGATCTCATTTATCGTGTTGTAGAATCCATGGAAACATATCTTCATATAATCTGGGAGTTCATCAATCGCATTGATATCCCATCTGCATTAGTAATTTCGTCATATATCTCAAAATTTGTATAAACAGGAGGAAAAAAATATACTAGCTGCTATACAATTTTGTGATTCGATCTAATAAAGCAATTGCTTAATTACCTGTCTATAACATCTGTAAATTTTTCAAGTTCGTCCAAAGTGCCATACACATCATAAATATCATCAATTGTAGTTATTAGAGCATTAACCTTTGTTAAAACTCTTCTTCCATAACTAAAATGAGGCAGGTAACTAACACCAATCGTCCATAGAAAATTCTCCACCAGCCGGTCTCGAGCAAAGCATAACTTCTGATCCCATTTCATATTTCTCCACCACCTGTTAATTACTAATATAGTATCATCATCTATATATCATGGTCGATATATACAAATGATATTGTAATTGGAGTTAATTAGAAATGATACCTTGACGAGTCTTTTAGATCTTCAAGGTGGATCGTCTGAACAATGTTGAAATCCATCCTTGCAAGCTCAATTAGTGTGGGATTCATGCCATTTCTTTTCTGATCATAAACTTGAATAAACCACTTGGCCTCTACTCTTGGTACTCTCCAGTGTAGCGGAAGCTCCAGAGCGTGGCTAACCAACAAGGATATACTTTGGTCCATGTTCTCAAGATTTTCTTGGAGGTATCTGGTTGTGAAATCCCTAACATTATCCAATATGCTTTCATCCTCGAAGGAATGATATGAAGCCTCGTACAAGTTCAACAGGCTCACCATATCTTCATATGATTGTGGTTTAAGGTTTTGAATCTCATCCATAAAGTTGTGAAATATATCTGTTGGCCGACAAGTAGATTTCTTTAGAAAAATAAGATAGTTATGTTGGGGATATGCAGTAAACAACGATTAAAAGAGGATATATATTCAATCTCCGAAGGCGTGTGTAACACTATCAGACTGAATCAATTCGGTGGTTCACCCCAAATTACACAATCGGATACAATCAGCCCGACCCCAGTCAGGGGCTCTGCCCTTTGGACCCCCCTaagatcataataaattcatataagcgtgcactccgcaccactatacttaaatgatgtattattatgacttatataaacaattaatcCAATAGTAAAATACCAACAAGTTATATACTCCGTATCAATTAGTTGAACTTTTACTATGCATAACATTATACATGGAGAATCcaacaaatatatatgcaatcaaTACTCTCTCATCTtattttaaatgtcatagtttgacttttttttaattttgaccgtaaatatttttggtttCTATTAAAGTAGTTATGACAGGAATAGCAATGAAAAGTACATAATTTCAAACCTAATCCATTCATATATCTTATAGTAAGTGTTGTATGATACgggtaataacaaaaatatttgcaGTCATAATTGACGGAAATAGACCCAAAAGGTCAAACTAAACATCTAAAATGAGCGAGAAAGAGTAACTAGTCTTTTAAGATGTGTAGGTATATGTATGACTATAACGACATCATATGAAACAACAATAGACTGAAGCTGTACCTTGGGGAACTTGATAACCATGCTGTCTAAGTAGTCGAAATCCAAGGGATTTAAGGTTCAGATCCATTTCGTTCCAACTTTCATGGCGTTTGTAGTAATCGTGGTAAATCATCTCCAAGACATTTCTTATATCTTCTTCAAAATGATATGATATTCCGAGTCTTTGCAAGTCATCAACCAACTCTAGGGTCTTAATTAATGGATTCCCAACGTTTGTAGTATCTTTTGGTAACATGGCCTTCACTTCTTCCTTCAAAACATGTGCTCTTGTGGCATATATGTCTTCTCCCTGTATGTTTGAATTGTTGAATTAAATGGATCATAAGTTATCATCTtcaataaattaaatgaaataaaattagtAGCTAGGATTCTATTTGGAAGAATAGTGTTATTAAAAGGAAGTTGCAAAAGATTAAAGATAAATCTACTAATCTACGCATGATGCATCTTTTCCGGAGGTATCCagtttcatcaacatcatcGAGATGTATGTACCACTAGTGAGACGACTACCAGAGGCTTGACTATTTTTAGTAATCGATGCCGATGAGATTTCGTTGCTGGATATTCAATTCACCGAGACGAAGAAAAGGTGGCAGAACGCACTCTCGAGTGTCGATCGAGTAATTAAGCAAGCAAAAAggggaaaataaaaaaattcaaaataaaaagtcaCGTTTAGAAAACTCGATCGATCGATCGATCAATCGGGTCATCACAATAAATTTGCGAAGCTCCGAAATACCACTTTTGCAAATTCACTACCGTCTTTTGCAACTTCCTTTGTAAAAGACACACTATTCTTCCAGAAAATATTCACAATTAATTGTAGCTTAGTCATCATACTGTGTATCTACTAGTGAGTGATTGAACATGATCAAATGACCATAAAGAGGGTTGATAATTTGCTGATCTTCGAACAATTAGAGGTTTAGCATTGACTGCAGTGTCCACGCCcatcgatgatgatgatgtggaaTTTGATGAACATAAAGGCTTGCATATATCAAATCTACTTGTGTATGTAACTACAGAGCTTTTTTTACGGATAACTGGACCAATAAACAAGTAAACTGAAGCCATAGACAAAtacaaccttttttttaaaaaagttggaATCGTTAAGTTATGGCCGGgtatgattttgtataatatattacACACACCGTGACACATGAGATTGTCTAGGAGGGAAATCGcgccatatatataaatactctGCATAATTTTATTTGAAAGTCAAAGAGTCAACTTTCTAAAAAAATCCTGCTTCCGTTATAcatctatactcccttaataagcaaactatCTCATCCCTCTTTTAACACCTCtacttttaaaatgtcttttatgccctcctaatttacactaccctattttttctccatcacgctcattacacacacatacgttcatccgatttccgattttctctccctccccccttctctgattttctccccccataaacaccatccaccaccgccccaaataccaccatccaccgccgcaatccacctttttatgtacgctatccccccataaacaccatccaccaccgccccaaaaaccaccatcaaaccaccatccaccgccgtcggcttatttttttttctttttcatcgcctTCGCCCCACAAACTACCagcgtttttttcttattccccgctgcattgcgcgagtacaACGCTAGTACTGACATacatatagtataaatataaaaaataaatacaaatataaatatatgacgGATAATACAGTAATAAGAAACCTAGCTGGTTatattagttttcttttaatataatgtCTGATAGGAACATAATATATGATCATATCTATATGTTCATTTTTcatgattttcattttaatataattgttatatatttaattaaagctaggtattatatttttattagataaaaatatttaaattaatgaataaaaaagaacaatattttaaataattcaaAGTTATAATTTAAGAAAATAGAAATTCATATAATAGTGTAGATAAATGTTATATTAAAGTTTGGTCAGATTTTTAGCTAGTAGTCTTTGGTTTAGAATTCACCTACGTGTTTTGAGCTACACCAATCGTTCATTACGTGGCGAGATGCGGTGGACATCGTACGTTAAtcattaaaatatgaaaaatgataatttcCATACACCTGAACTCACAAGGCATATCTGTCTCCTTCACCATATAGACAATGTCATGGCACATGTCTCTAcattactttatttagcatgtttttttttctttttttttttttcccatttatTGAAGAACAACACTAATGaaacatatactcgtattacccatgaaatgtatatatatatatatatatatatatattatatatatatatatatatattttattaagtttttttttaatttgtcctaaaataattattttctgGCTCCAAATCTTTACGGTTCAAGACCAACTCGCAAGGCATATTTAGTTGAACATTTCACGAGTGTTGTCATATGAAGGGTATGTTTGACAAGAAGCTTTTTAGAGCTTCAAGCTTTAAGTTTTTATGAAAAAGCTCCtatcaaataaaaaactttGTTTGGTTAAAAGACCTTCAAGCTTTTAAACTAATCAAAAAGCTAAAATTTCAAACGCTACTTATGCAAGCGTTTGGCAAAGGCTTGAAGCTTTTGAGatgtaaattatattaaaaccCATCGTCAACTTACATTAATGGTTCAGTGTTGACTATGACAATGCTTTTGGAGTTGGCATTTGGcagcatatatattttttaacataatgTCTGTGGTAATGTTTTTTGGCACTATAAACCTCTAGCTAGCGTCTAGCAggagcatatatatattttcaataatAAGGATTAAtatcaaattacatttttctttacttaatattatatatatatatatatatatatatatttagttgagttttttatttatattttatatgtgtatacaaaacaaattaaatattttttttatagattaaattgaaaaagattttacatatatataatttaatactaaatattatttatgtctattttagttattttacgCATTTTGTTAAAAGCTACAGCTACTCCGCCAAACACTTGTATCCGAAAAGTTACAGCTACCAGCTAGTTTTGCAAAACATATCCGAAGTCTCGATACCCACTCCAAAATGTTAATATTATAAAGcatctatatataaatcagtTTTAAAACATCTTTTTCGAGTATGCCCACGATCTATGTATACCCAAGATTTAAGGTTAGAGGAACGACACAAGTAGCAAGTTCAACATATGACATTTATAAATAGACTATAGTTTATTCTAGATGAAATGTAACGAACGCCAAGAATATATGAAAGTAATTATAATACATTCGATGTATAGACTATAGTCATGAGGGTTGTCAACTTTTTctaattattaaaatagaaaactAACTACAAAGGTCGATAAAGGGCCCCGGTGATTGCCAATAAAGCCCTCGGTAAAAGGTTATGAGGCGTCGGTGGTTGGGCTACATGAATGTGATGGGGCAGTCAGGGCCGTCCCTAAAGATTTATAGGTATTGGCTGAGCGTAAAAAAAAGGCCCATAAGTCAAGCGCaacaaatcttatatatatatatatatattgaacaacgagtttataatatataagatCTTTTAAAAACGCATATGTTATATCACTAAACATAGCAAAAGTTATTCTTCGAGAACGATGATTAATTGCGATTAATCTAATTTCTAGAATTAACAAtcaaatattaagttaataaataaacctaaaacataataaaaaattcataagttcaaaaatacataagaattttgatttatatacaaatcacactattgttttgttaaattgatactcatgatatattatatatattgttaactgtaaaaaatattatactttttttataataaataataaataatatataataaagataaacaTCACAAGGCTTCCaattaatcattatttatataaaattaaaatgaaaataaagagaaTTGAAGGTTAGCTGCTTAGCACCAACAAGTTCGAATGGTAGGGACAAATCTCAAATCACTTTGAGTCTTTGACAACACCGTTTCAATGTTTATTAATAATGATTGCCGACTAcgacttctttttttttcttcttacaccattataaatttaattatatataaatttacttacatatataattaaaaaaaaatcgggCCCCCTAAAAAAAGGGTATCGGCCCGTCGCccctttttttgttattttttaatagtAAAGTATTTGCATTTTAGCCCcacctttttttgttttttacttttcagtccccatgtttctcttttattactttaaccacctaactttatataaattgtgtttttttaaatcctttgtaacattttgtttttttatacctttatcacatttaacatttttttataactttttaaaaagttatatattttgttatttactatgtttttttggttctttttttaaaaaaaatttgttgcgTTGTATTTCTTTTGTACTGTTTTAAACATTtcgtttttatatctttttcacatgtaacatttgtttttttatataacttattcatttagttttcgtatttctttttgtttttttggttctcttttttaatttttggtttagtATATtccttttgtaatttttttaaattgtgtttcaatattttttgtttCCCATAAATTTGTGGTTTTTTTAATTCCACCCATAAATGCAAACGTTTTCAAAAACTTACGCCACCCATTGGGCGGCATGAAATTTTCtagttaaaattttgaaaatgataaTTTCCATACACCTGAACTCACAAGGCATATATGTGTCCgtcataaatattttattaaaggtattatatgttttttttttcttttaatataatgttatattagttttcttttaatataacgTCTGATAGGAACATAATATATGATCATATCTATATGTTCATTTTTcatgattttcattttaatataattattatatatttcattaaaggtattatatgtTTAGTAGATAAAGatacttaaattaataaataaaaaaacaatattttaaataattcaaAGTTATAAGTGTAGATAAATGTTATATTAAAGTTTGGTCAGATGTAATTGCAATTCTCACATGTGTTTATGCTACCTAGCTATTACTCTTTGGTTTATAATAATTGACCAACGTGCTTTGAGCTACACCAATTACTATAATTCATAGGAATTATATATCGTTCACTACGTGGCAACAAGCTGTGGACATCgtacattatttattaaaatgataatgTCATACACCTGATTGATCACCTAACTCACAAGGCATATATATCTGTCTTCTTCACCATAGAAAATGTGATGATACATGTCTCTGCATTACTTTATTTACCatgtttaatttcttttttcctttattGAACAACAACGGTAACGAAACATATATTACCTATCAAATAttttacgagtatatatttaagattttttcttttttttttctttttataatttctGGACGCTCCAAATGATCTTGTGGCTTATCAAGATGTCTTGGGTACTATGTCAAATCCGGATACTATGGGTATCTACCAGATCGAGTTTACTCGATCAATGATGTATATATTTTCGGTTCAAGAGACCAACTCACGAAGCATATTTTGTTAAACATTTCATGAgttcttgattttaatgaaGATGGCTATGCCATCAAGTTAAGCTAGCGATATTGTATGTGAAAAATTAAACTAGAAAGAAGTGTTCTTCCATATCAATATTGTCAGTGATGTAGGCTCAAGCGTAGAAGAACAAGCCTTACTATATGTGGAGAGCCTAGATAAGATAATAAAGACGTCTTCACTTAAATTGCtataatttgattttgttttctgtGAGTTATAagcctttttaaaaaaattcaggtttttttatattgttttttaataactttCGGTCCACGTATGTTTTAGAACCCGTTCGAATTTTGCTTGTTTATTTATACGATTATAAGCATGGGAAAGTGATTAGACTTCAATAGTttcgtaacttttttttttttaacgaatttaaaaaaaaccattCATGGTATTCCTTGAATCAATAGGTTCAATAATTTATCTCTCCTTTTCGTTTGCTTCAGTTAAGCATcctaaaaattttcaaaaagaactGGATACGAATTTTTCCAGTAAACATTTTGAGATACTCAAGAAAAACTAGAGTCTAACTGTGTACATTAGCATAGAAGACCGACTTACCTAGACATTTTGAACAAAGTTCCTTTTCCATCTACCCATTTCATATATAGGttataggtaaaataaaataagaaaccatgcatcataaaaatcatcgtacatcaattatttcgtgaatcttcatACATCATTTTAACCATGATTTAAGattcaagatcttgtcttatttgttttactttaatacttgttttacaatactcaaccccttcatatatattaaaatgtctttttttataGCAACGTTTGTATTAGCAATGGGATTTCCAACACAAAAAAATAACGAAAGATTACATCATTAAAAAATTGCATCAAATAGTTATGGCATATCTACGATAATGACCAAATTAATTTGACTATCCAAATTAATTTGactatctttatctttatatatactaaaaataattaacctaatagcttattaaaaaatca includes the following:
- the LOC122602457 gene encoding R-linalool synthase QH1, chloroplastic-like, with product MASVYLFIGPVIRKKSSVVTYTSRFDICKPLCSSNSTSSSSMGVDTAVNAKPLIVRRSANYQPSLWSFDHVQSLTSRYTGEDIYATRAHVLKEEVKAMLPKDTTNVGNPLIKTLELVDDLQRLGISYHFEEDIRNVLEMIYHDYYKRHESWNEMDLNLKSLGFRLLRQHGYQVPQDIFHNFMDEIQNLKPQSYEDMVSLLNLYEASYHSFEDESILDNVRDFTTRYLQENLENMDQSISLLVSHALELPLHWRVPRVEAKWFIQVYDQKRNGMNPTLIELARMDFNIVQTIHLEDLKDSSRWWRNMKWDQKLCFARDRLVENFLWTIGVSYLPHFSYGRRVLTKVNALITTIDDIYDVYGTLDELEKFTDVIDRWDINAIDELPDYMKICFHGFYNTINEIAYNTLTDTGFHSLPFLKQAWTDLCKAYLVEAKWFHNRHAPTLEEYLDNACVSISAHVTLMHFNFLASTTSSAQIGQCMERADNIVRCSAQILRLSDDLGTSADEMERGDNSKSIQCYMHDTGGTEDEARTYLHELIMITWKKLNKERALCDNSQISREFIECATNIARMSQFMYGHGDWHGRPDDVTINHVLSLLCDPIQEI
- the LOC122585070 gene encoding (-)-beta-pinene synthase, chloroplastic-like, whose protein sequence is MASLLWTPTSPFSVCNPSSLTISKRNNNIVASSSNKHRLMYSPRCSKQLPNVISPMETTDVIVRRSANYQPSLWSYDFVQSLSSKYKEEKYMMRSQTLKEVVRTMICKEIGMVENPLSILNLVDDLQRLGISYHFVDEIDRLLENIHCNYYKNQEKWTNMDFNLKCLGFRLLRQHGYHIPQDIFSDCLDADGNFKGHLSEDITGMLNLYEASYLSVEDETILDDAREFTIKYLEKSLENRLGDQHMLSLISHALEFPLHWRVPRVEAKWYIDSYEARRSGMNPTVLELAKLDFNMVQAVHQEDLKYSSNWWKETCWENFGFGRDRLVENFMWSVAENYLPHFQGRRALAAVNALITTIDDVYDVYGTLDELEQFTNVVNSWDVNQIEDFPEYLKICFLALYNTINEISYNILTNKGVHILPYLKKAWQDLCNAYIIEARWYNDGHTPTFTEFINNAYMSIGIVTIIRHAYWLTLTSVPEDALQRIERAENMINSASLIVRLTNDIGTSSDELARGDVPKSIQCYMKETGATEVEARAYIRRLILETWKKLNKECLEIGSEYPQEFVESVVNLARMGHFMYTDRDMHGNAEMFKPYALSMFVNPIF